The region CAGGTCGGTGAGGTGATCGTCGTCGACGACGGCTCGACCGACGGCACCGCGCAGGTGCTCGACGCGCTCGACGGCGACCCGCGGGTGCGGGTGATCCACCGGACCACCAACAGCGGTGGCTGCGGCACCCCCCGCAACGACGGCATCGCCGCCGCGACCCTGCCCTATCTGCTGTTCCTGGACAGCGACGACGTCCTGCGGCCGGGCGCGGCGGACGCGCTGCTCGCCGCCGCCGACCGGCACGGCGCGGACGTCGCCGCGGGCCGGGCGGTCCGCCGGGAGCTGCCGGAGGGCCGCGAGACCGTCTGGCAGCCGGAGATCTACGACCCCGCGGCCGGCGCGAAGATGCCCGGCACCGTCGTACGCGGCATCGCCGAGCACCCGGAGATCCTCAAGGACACCCTGTCGGTCAACAAGCTGTACCGCACGGCCTTCCTGCGCGACCGCTCGCTGATCTTCCCCGACGGCGCCTTCCACTACGAGGACTTCGTCTTCACCGCCCGGGTGTACGCGGCCCGGCCCCGTATCGCCTACATCGACACCCCGGTCTACACCTGGAACGTACGGCGGCACGCGGCCACCCAGTCCATCTCGCTGCGCCGCGCCGACATCACCAACTGGCGGCAGCGCATCGCCGCGCACCGGGAGGCCTTCCACACCTTCAGGGACGCCTCGGCCTCCGAGCTGGCACTCGCCGCCCAGGCGAAGTTCCTGGACTACGACCTGCCGATGTACGTACGCGAACTCCCGCAGCGCTCACCGCGGTACGTCGCCGACTGGTGGCGGGCCACCCGTGACTACGTCAGCAGCTTCGAACGCGAGGCGGTCGCGATGGCCTCGGTGCCGTCCCGCTGGATCGTGCGCGCCCTGCTCGCACCGGGCGCCGACCGGCCCGAGCCGGGTGTCGGCGGGCTGGGGCGGCTGGTGGAGCTGGCGGGACGCCCGCCGCGGCTCGTACCGCCGTACGGCGACACCGCGCCGCCTGAGCTGGCCGAGCTGGAGCCCCGCGACCTGCCGATCGTGGTGGACGCCATGGTGCAGACCGGCACCACCGCCCGGCTCACCCTGCGGGTGCACGACCTGTACGGGCGGCTGGCCGCGCTGCACCCGGTGGCGCTGCGGGTGGAGCTGGTCGAGCGGGGCGAGCCCGGCGCCCCGACCACCATGGAGACCCCGCTGGTGGGGGAGGACGGCACGTGGTCGGCCGCGGTACGGCTGCGTACCGCCGACCTGGCCCGCGGCGGACGGCTCGCCGTCTGGCACATCCGCGCGGAGGTCCGCTACGCGGGGACGTCGCAGCGCACCCCGGTCGAGGTGCGGGCCGCGGACGGCCAGATCGCGGGCCGCGGTGTGGTCCTGCGCCGCACCGGCCAGGTGCTGCTGGTGCAGACGCACATCACCGGCGGCAGGACGCTGATCCTGCGGGTCGCGGACGGCATGGAGGGCGCCCGCCGGGTCCTCGGCGCCAGGCTGCGCCGCCTCCGCCGCTCCCGCTGACGCCGGGGGGTCTCCCGCCGGCCAGGCCCAGGGCTGACGCGGCGGCCTCCCGCCGCCACACCCGAGGCTGGCGGTGCGTCTGCCGCCCGCCGCACACGAAAGCGGGGTGCCGCTGTGATCAGCGGCACCCCACCGGTGCGTTCGGGCGACTGGCGCGCCGTCAGACGGGGGTCGGCGCGGGCGGGCGCTCCTCCTCGGTGACGCGCGCGGGCGGCACCGGCTTCCGCTTCGGCTTCGTGGTGTCAGGACCCATGCCCACCTTGGACCGCACGGTGAGCAGGGGCAGGAAGAAGAAGCCGAGGAACATCGGCGCCACCATGTAGCGGAACAGCGGGGCGGGGTTGGCCGCCAGCACGCACAGCTGGAGGCCGATCGTGATGGCCGTCAGCCCCAGCAGACCGCGCTGGCGGCGCTTGCGCACCATCAGGATCGCGATGGCGTAGCTCGCGT is a window of Streptomyces sp. NBC_01477 DNA encoding:
- a CDS encoding glycosyltransferase family 2 protein, producing MGRVSVVVISYNDVDHVSTAVESALAQGDQVGEVIVVDDGSTDGTAQVLDALDGDPRVRVIHRTTNSGGCGTPRNDGIAAATLPYLLFLDSDDVLRPGAADALLAAADRHGADVAAGRAVRRELPEGRETVWQPEIYDPAAGAKMPGTVVRGIAEHPEILKDTLSVNKLYRTAFLRDRSLIFPDGAFHYEDFVFTARVYAARPRIAYIDTPVYTWNVRRHAATQSISLRRADITNWRQRIAAHREAFHTFRDASASELALAAQAKFLDYDLPMYVRELPQRSPRYVADWWRATRDYVSSFEREAVAMASVPSRWIVRALLAPGADRPEPGVGGLGRLVELAGRPPRLVPPYGDTAPPELAELEPRDLPIVVDAMVQTGTTARLTLRVHDLYGRLAALHPVALRVELVERGEPGAPTTMETPLVGEDGTWSAAVRLRTADLARGGRLAVWHIRAEVRYAGTSQRTPVEVRAADGQIAGRGVVLRRTGQVLLVQTHITGGRTLILRVADGMEGARRVLGARLRRLRRSR